Proteins encoded in a region of the Triticum dicoccoides isolate Atlit2015 ecotype Zavitan chromosome 3A, WEW_v2.0, whole genome shotgun sequence genome:
- the LOC119272661 gene encoding uncharacterized protein LOC119272661, translating into MAKNKRKHATLHSFFEKKRRTDVPEQIILVDAPPLVDEEEQVDEQEQIEETPISTTPPQVMRGRGNDDSAILVVEREPGSGTSPSARAKASGAVKLMMSFDFIFILHVMKELMGITDMLCKKLQQKSQDIVNAMDDVKTTKMLIQELRDNGWNKLKADVLSFCTKHGVQTPHFSELYVDFINSRAEDETTVEHHYRCDIFMVAVDQQAQELNCRFNKQATELLILCTSLDPKDSFRSFNIDNICSLASKFYPADFKEQEMNNLRCQLRHYENVVPTSPKFQNLTTISELCQRLASSGKSDEYYLIDRLIRLVLTLPVSTATTERAFSAMKLVKTRLRNKMEDGFLRDCLLIYIEKEIAVGISTDAIIDEFDEPPRRVPFS; encoded by the exons ATGGCCAAAAATAAAAGAAAGCATGCAACACTGCATTCTTTTTTTGAGAAGAAAAGAAGAACTGATGTTCCAGAACAAATTATTTTGGTTGATGCCCCTCCCTTGGTAGATGAAGAAgaacaagtggatgaacaagaacaaATAGAAGAAACTCCAATATCAACAACACCACCTCAGGTTATGAGAGGGAGGGGCAATGATGATTCTGCTATTTTGGTGGTAGAAAGAGAACCAG GATCTGGTACTTCACCTTCCGCACGAGCAAAGGCTTCTGGTGCTGTTAAGTTGATGATGTCTTTTGACTTCATATTTATTCTGCATGTCATGAAAGAACTTATGGGAATCACGGACATGCTATGCAAAAAGTTGCAACAAAAGTCTCAAGATATTGTGAATGCCATGGATGATGTTAAGACTACCAAAATGTTGATCCAGGAGCTAAGAGATAATGGTTGGAACAAGCTTAAAGCTGACGTGCTTTCATTCTGTACCAAACATGGAGTTCAAACACCACATTTCAGTGAGTTATATGTGGATTTCATTAATTCTCGTGCGGAGGATGAGACTACAGTTGAGCACCATTATCGCTGTGACATTTTCATGGTTGCTGTTGATCAGCAAGCACAAGAGCTGAATTGTAGATTCAACAAACAAGCTACAGAGCTTCTCATCCTGTGTACTTCCTTGGACCCAAAAGATTCATTCCGTTCATTTAACATTGATAATATATGTTCTCTGGCTTCAAAGTTCTATCCTGCTGATTTTAAAgaacaagaaatgaataatctaagATGTCAGTTACGACATTACGAGAATGTTGTACCCACAAGCCCAAAGTTTCAGAATTTGACAACTATATCAGAACTTTGTCAACGACTTGCATCTAGTGGAAAATCAGATGAATATTACTTGATTGACAG ACTCATTCGGCTTGTTCTTACTTTACCGGTTTCAACGGCAACTACAGAACGTGCATTTTCTGCCATGAAACTTGTGAAGACAAGGCTTCGGAATAAAATGGAAGATGGATTTCTAAGGGACTGCTTGCTAATTTATATTGAAAAGGAGATTGCTGTTGGAATATCAACAGATGCAATTATAGATGAGTTCGATGAACCACCACGTCGAGTGCCATTTAGTTGA
- the LOC119269572 gene encoding probable methyltransferase PMT11 — translation MKALGAHASDLLRGPHLVRAAVLFLACAASFLVGYRWSDASASPLFFSSVFSPASPSSRISSRSPSVAISPNSNISFDPSLIPAPAVAPPASSTPNASPPPPAPTPSPPPPPPVPTPSPPPPPPLQPSPPPPPARLGIVGEDGAMRDDFDIGAVVNETDLATDEAATQEPGNAGTGGGNRARIGKFPACPASMREYIPCLDNDEEIRRLPSTERGERFERHCPAKDKALSCLVPAPKGYKAPIPWPRSRDEVWFSNVPHTRLVDDKGGQNWITKAKDKFTFPGGGTQFIHGANQYLDQISQMVPDIAFGSRTRVVLDVGCGVASFGAYLLSRDVLTLSIAPKDVHENQIQFALERGVPAMVAAFATHRLLYPSQAFEIIHCSRCRINWTRDDGILLLEVNRMLRAGGYFAWAAQPVYKHEEAQQEAWKEMEDLTTRLCWELVKKEGYVAMWRKPVNNSCYMSRDPGVKPPLCDTDDNPDNVWYVGLKACISPLPVNSDGSTPFPWPARLMEPPRRLQGVEMDAYSSKNELFKAETKFWDDILEGYIRVFKWKKFKLRNVMDMRAGFGGFAAALIGRKLDCWVMNVVPVTEPNTLPVIYDRGLLGVAHDWCEPFDTYPRTYDLLHAFGLFSKEQKRCNASVILLEMDRILRPGGRAYICDKKETIEEIKEITDAMGWRSTIRDTAEGAYASRKVLMCDKPMVR, via the exons ATGAAGGCCCTCGGCGCGCACGCCTCCGACCTGCTCCGCGGCCCGCACCTCGTCCGCGCCGCCGTGCTCttcctcgcctgcgccgcctccttCCTCGTCGGCTACCGCTGGTCCGACGCCTCCGCGAGCCCCCTCTTCTTCTCGTCCGTCTTCTCCCCGGCGTCCCCCTCCTCCCGCATCTCCTCTCGCTCCCCTTCCGTCGCCATCTCGCCCAACTCCAACATCTCCTTCGACCCATCCCTAATCCCCGCCCCCGCAGTTGCTCCGCCCGCTTCGTCCACTCCCAATGCCTCGCCGCCCCCTCCAGCGCCAACTCCGTCGCCCCCGCCACCGCCTCCAGTGCCGACTCCGtcgcccccgcccccgcctccCCTCCAGCCCtcgccccctcccccgcccgcccgCCTCGGCATCGTCGGCGAGGACGGCGCTATGCGGGACGACTTTGACATCGGCGCCGTCGTCAACGAAACCGATCTGGCCACGGACGAGGCCGCGACGCAGGAGCCTGGCAACGCGGGCACCGGCGGCGGCAACAGGGCTCGGATTGGGAAGTTCCCTGCCTGCCCCGCGAGCATGAGGGAGTACATTCCCTGCCTCGACAACGACGAGGAGATCAGGCGGCTGCCCTCCACGGAGCGTGGGGAGCGGTTCGAGCGGCACTGCCCGGCCAAGGACAAGGCCTTGAGCTGCCTCGTGCCGGCCCCCAAGGGCTATAAGGCGCCCATTCCCTGGCCTCGGAGCAGAGACGAG GTGTGGTTTAGCAATGTACCTCATACACGCTTGGTTGATGACAAAGGAGGGCAGAATTGGATTACCAAGGCTAAAGACAAATTTACATTTCCTGGGGGAGGAACCCAGTTCATACATGGAGCAAATCAATACCTGGATCAGATATCTCAG ATGGTACCAGATATTGCATTTGGCTCTCGCACTAGAGTTGTTCTGGATGTTGGCTGTGGAGTCGCAAGTTTTGGCGCATACTTACTTTCACGTGACGTGTTGACATTGTCCATTGCTCCCAAAGATGTCCATGAGAATCAGATACAGTTTGCTCTTGAGCGTGGTGTTCCTGCAATGGTGGCAGCATTTGCAACACACAGACTATTATATCCCAGTCAAGCATTTGAGATTATCCACTGTTCCCGCTGCAGAATAAATTGGACACGTGACG ATGGAATCCTGCTCCTGGAGGTTAATAGAATGCTAAGAGCTGGCGGGTATTTTGCTTGGGCAGCACAGCCTGTTTATAAGCATGAAGAGGCCCAGCAAGAGGCGTGGAAAG AGATGGAGGACCTCACAACCCGACTTTGTTGGGAGCTTGTGAAGAAAGAGGGATATGTTGCTATGTGGAGGAAGCCTGTAAATAACTCATGCTATATGAGCCGTGATCCAGGGGTCAAACCTCCACTTTGTGATACTGATGATAATCCAGATAATGTCTG GTATGTTGGTCTGAAAGCATGTATCAGTCCACTACCTGTAAATAGTGACGGATCAACTCCCTTTCCATGGCCTGCACGCTTAATGGAGCCTCCAAGGAGACTTCAAGGTGTTGAAATGGACGCCTACTCATCAAAGAATGAGCTTTTCAAAgcagaaacgaaattttgggatgatATACTCGAAGGTTATATTCGTGTTTTCAAGTGGAAAAAGTTCAAACTCCGGAATGTAATGGACATGAGGGCTGGATTTGGAGG GTTTGCAGCTGCATTAATCGGTCGCAAGCTTGATTGCTGGGTGATGAATGTTGTTCCTGTTACTGAGCCAAACACACTGCCTGTAATTTATGACCGGGGACTTCTTGGAGTGGCCCATGACTG GTGTGAACCATTTGACACATATCCAAGGACTTACGATCTACTGCATGCATTCGGGCTATTCTCAAAGGAGCAGAAAAG GTGTAACGCCTCAGTTATCTTGCTTGAGATGGATCGCATACTCAGACCTGGTGGTAGGGCGTATATCTGTGATAAAAAGGAAACGATAGAGGAGATCAAGGAAATAACAGACGCGATGGGATGGAGATCCACCATACGTGACACTGCTGAAGGCGCGTATGCTAGCAGGAAGGTTTTGATGTGTGACAAGCCGATGGTGCGCTAA